The region AAGGAATGCGGAAGAGTGTTGTGTTTGCAGATACTTTTTGAATAAAGGGAACGTCGGTGCTTATTTCTTTTAAATATAGGGCAATAGAGGTGTCATTTTCCTGAAATTTAGGGTAAAGCCTGTCCAGATAAATGCTCCCGAGTTTTAATGTGTTTTTTCCTAAAAGTTTTGCTTTATCAAATTTTTGAGGGGAATGGTCGCCCATATAATAAACACCCGAACTGTCCTGGTTGATCTTCAGCTTTACCCAATGAGGTTTCCAGGCGTTGTTAGATGAGGCCAATATGATTCCCCGGGTAATGTTATTTTTTTTGACGATGCCAATTTTATAAGCTCCCGTATGCCATATGCCTTCAAGCGTGGGAATGTTACTATTTGATAAGCTTTGCTTTATTTGATCTTCGGAAAATACAATACTATCCTGCCCGGTATTGACCTTTGCCAATGTATTATTGTTATTATTATTGGGGAAAAATGCGAAATGGGCTTTTCTGAAAAACGATAGCCATTCGCGGATAACATCGGCACATTCGTCGTTTGTGATAGCTTTTTTAACCTTGTTTAAAATGACCGCGTTATTCTTTTCATAGCTATCTGTCCCTTTGCGTTGAAGGGCATATTCAAAGCCCGCGTCATTTTTTTCAAAAGTTTCTTTTACCCATTTGAAAGTTGCCTCACAATTGCATTTTTGCTGCGCCGATAAATAAAACGGACACGCCAAAATTATCCAAAGAAGAACTGCCTTTTGTTTCATTTTTGTACCATCTTATGCTTAATTATATATAGCATGTTATAAAAATAACACTGGTTATGAGCTTAAAAGAAAAATGTTTGTCATTTTGAACCAGGTACGAGGATAAACTACCTCTTGAGCCCAACGAAAATTTTTTTGCAACAAGCAAATGTAGTCTTGCAAATTGCAGAAGATCTTTCCTCGTACCTCGTTCGAGATGACAGTTGGTTTATCAATTCAATTCTACAATATTTTATTTAACCTTTGATTGCAACCAGTTACTGCGGAAAGCTTCCTGTTCTTTACTCAATTGCTTGCCGGCTTTTTCATAGGTAACTACTTCAAAATATGGGCTTTCTTCCAGCGCGATGGTGGTTTCATGTGCGCCAGTACGGTTTTTATAGTTCACGGTTATTTTGTCGCCCGGTTTTTTAGCGGCCAGTACATCAGCAAATGATTTGGGATCGGTAATGGTTTGTCCGTCGGCTTTCAGGATAATATCACCGGCATCTAAGCCTGCTTTGTAAACCGGTGTACCTATAATGGTGCTCGAGAGGATGGGCAAACCCTCGGCCCCGGCGGCACGCTGCTGACCTGAACGACCACGGCCCGCGTTTGTTGCCAATGAACCGGCCCATGCCTTGCCCGGCTGTATTTTACGCAGTACCAGTCCGGCTTTATTCAGCAGATCTTCGTAATTGTTTTTATCAATACCATAAATGTAGCGCTTAAAAAAGTCGGCGGCAAACTTAGGATTGTTGGTTACTTTAGCCAAATCGGCCTGTAAATCGGGAATGGTATACGGTTTCATGACTTTACCCCGGTTTAACCAAACCTGGCGCATATAATCATCAAGCGTAAGGTTAAACTCGCCTCGCAGGCGCATATCCAGGGCCAGCGCGATAGCGCCGCCGTAGGTATAATAGCTGGTAAAATCATTGGCGTTATTATTGGGGTCGATAGATACCCCGGCGTCGGCAAATACCGAATAACGGCTCATTTGCGTGGCCGGATATTTGGTAGCGCCCGGTGTGTTCAGGATCTGGTTAACCAACCCTCCAAGTGTGCGGGTATAATCATCAAGCGGGGTAAATCCGGAACGTACAAGCAGCAGATCGCCGTAATACTGGGTAAAACCTTCGGCAAACCAAAGCTCACTGCTCATGTTGGCATGCTCAAAATTAAAAGGCTCCAATGATTTTGGACGAATGCGTTTCACATTCCAGCTGTGAAAATACTCATGTGAGTAGATACCCAGCAAACTACTTTCGTTACCCGCAACTTTATCCAATGGGTCAACAATACCGGTAGAATTGCGGTGTTCCATGCCATCGCCAGAGTCTGTTGGGTATACATCGGTTATAAAAGTATATTCGCCATAATCATAGGCAGGTAATTCGCCAAAAACGGCTTTTTCTTCCAATACCAGTTTTTGTACCATTTTACCAAAGTTATCTACCGTGGCCTGGTCGTCATCGGAGTGGATACTCACGTTTATTTTTTCTTTTTTACCGTTGGTATTGGTTACATCCCAACTGGTTAGCTTGTAATTGGCCAGCTCGGTAGGGCTATCCATCATATATTGCAGGTCGGGTGCGCTATACACGTTGGCGCCTTCGGGTTTTAGTTGAGTGGCTACCTTCCAGCCGTATTTGTCCAGATCATTAAACTCAAACTTTACAGGTCTTTTGTCCTGACCCAATATCCAGATAAAAGCAGCAGGCATGTTTAAGTGGGCATGACTGGGATCGATGCTGGCATAGGTGCCATCAGTCCAGTTACCAAACAAGGTATAGCTTATTTTGATATTATCGGGGTGCTGACCTACTTCGTACAAATCGCCTTCTATTTGTGTAAAAGGGATATCGGTACCGTCAATCGTGGTTACTTTAATGTTATAGATGTTTTTACCAAACTCATGCGTGGCATAGCGCCCTGCCGACGAGCGGCTCATCCGGAAACGTAAACTCGAAGGAGCCTGTGGTACGGTTACCACCACTTCTGCTTCATGATGCGCGGCGTTGGGGAAAGATATGGAATAATAGATGGGTTTTTGTTTATCCTGCGCTATGGCGGCAGTGCTTAACAAAGCGGCAATGGTAATTAGAAATATTTTTTTCATGAAGATCAGTATTATACAGGGCTGAAATTACAAATTAATCAGTAAAAAAATGGGGCATCAATTTGTTAGCTGATGAAGGATTAAAGTCTGTCTGGGATGCAGTATAAGCCTGGCAGATCTAAGCGCAGATTACTCACCCCGTCTAAGCTAGGCGATGATCGGATGAGCCGATTCAGTGGCATTTAAACCGCTTCTGAACTATTATACGTATATTTAAAGAAATTACTGAGCTCATGATCCTTTTTTCAAGAAGAAATTTACACTATACCGATTACAAATGGACCGTATATAACCAAAACGATCCGCGGGTAAACGGTAAGCTGGACACCACTCCGTTTACAAAGGATGAGGGCAACGAAGTAGTTTACCTGATCAACAAATTGATGATACTTTGGGATTACCGCTTTGCCAATACCGGTAATAAAATGGAAAAACTGATACATGACCAACTGCCTGCCAGTATTACACTACAGGAAGATGTACAGCAATGGCTTAAAGCCAATTTGAAGTTTTAACCGCCATACAAAACTTTTACCATCTTATTTAACAATTTAAACCTATCCCATCTCAGGGAGTGGGGATATTGTGCTTTCTGCTCCCGGAGATCACATGATTTATTTACTTGAAGATATGGTTAAACCCTTGGGCTTGAGTGCAGTCAAACACGAAAGCAGGAATGCTATGGACTGCAAGTCTGTGGCTTAATTTTTATTCTGCCTGTTTACATTGCCTTTATAATAGATTTTTACTTTTAGACACTTAAACAACCTTAAACACAATGAACCCGACCTTAAACAACAGAGCCGGCGGTAGGCTCCATTCTTTATCTCCGTTTAAAACATTAACCTTAACCATTTTTTTCGCGGTATTCG is a window of Mucilaginibacter inviolabilis DNA encoding:
- a CDS encoding M61 family metallopeptidase — protein: MKKIFLITIAALLSTAAIAQDKQKPIYYSISFPNAAHHEAEVVVTVPQAPSSLRFRMSRSSAGRYATHEFGKNIYNIKVTTIDGTDIPFTQIEGDLYEVGQHPDNIKISYTLFGNWTDGTYASIDPSHAHLNMPAAFIWILGQDKRPVKFEFNDLDKYGWKVATQLKPEGANVYSAPDLQYMMDSPTELANYKLTSWDVTNTNGKKEKINVSIHSDDDQATVDNFGKMVQKLVLEEKAVFGELPAYDYGEYTFITDVYPTDSGDGMEHRNSTGIVDPLDKVAGNESSLLGIYSHEYFHSWNVKRIRPKSLEPFNFEHANMSSELWFAEGFTQYYGDLLLVRSGFTPLDDYTRTLGGLVNQILNTPGATKYPATQMSRYSVFADAGVSIDPNNNANDFTSYYTYGGAIALALDMRLRGEFNLTLDDYMRQVWLNRGKVMKPYTIPDLQADLAKVTNNPKFAADFFKRYIYGIDKNNYEDLLNKAGLVLRKIQPGKAWAGSLATNAGRGRSGQQRAAGAEGLPILSSTIIGTPVYKAGLDAGDIILKADGQTITDPKSFADVLAAKKPGDKITVNYKNRTGAHETTIALEESPYFEVVTYEKAGKQLSKEQEAFRSNWLQSKVK
- a CDS encoding S41 family peptidase — its product is MKQKAVLLWIILACPFYLSAQQKCNCEATFKWVKETFEKNDAGFEYALQRKGTDSYEKNNAVILNKVKKAITNDECADVIREWLSFFRKAHFAFFPNNNNNNTLAKVNTGQDSIVFSEDQIKQSLSNSNIPTLEGIWHTGAYKIGIVKKNNITRGIILASSNNAWKPHWVKLKINQDSSGVYYMGDHSPQKFDKAKLLGKNTLKLGSIYLDRLYPKFQENDTSIALYLKEISTDVPFIQKVSANTTLFRIPSFIESEKKRIDSLIQANETSLKSTENLIIDLRNNGGGSDDSYGNIIPFLYTNPIRIVNLEFLSTPLNNKRMEEYLSIPDLSEKNKKDINSALKKLNDNPGKFVNLEEGRIVDIQKLDSVLPKPKHVAVIINENNGSTTEQFLLAAKQSKKVKLYGVTTMGVLDISNMYFIDSPDKAFKLGYCLSKSYRIPDMAIDGKGIMPDYYIDKSIPDEQWLSFVQNILEQ